The genomic interval CATTATTCAATTTATTGAGCAGTATGAGGCATTAGGATATGTACCGCAAGCATTGTTTAACTTTATCGCGCTTTTAGGCTGGCATCCAGGCGGCGAAGAAGAGATCTTCTCAAAAGAAGAGTTTATTAAACTGTTTGATGCAGAGCGGTTATCGAAGTCACCAGCGCTTTTCGATCAGCAAAAATTAACTTGGTTAAACAATCAATACGTGAAGCAGCTTGACCTGGATCGTGCGGTTGAAATTTCTTTACCACATTTGATTAAAGCAGGAAAAGTAGCAGAGGTGCGTACAGCCGAGCAGGATGAATGGGTTCGTGATTTAATTGGTCTATATCAAGAGCAAATGAGTTATGGAGCAGAGATTGTTGATTTATCTCAATTGTTCTTTAAAGAAGAATTGGAATATGAAGAGGAAGCGAAAGAGGTTTTAGCGGAAGAGCAAGTACCGGAAGTCATGCAAGCTTTTCTTCAAGAAGTGGAAGCATTAGAAGCCTTTACAGCGGAAGAAATTAAGAAATCCATTAAAGCTGTTCAAAAAAGCACAGGACATAAAGGGAAGAAGCTATTTATGCCGATTCGTGCAGCAGCAACAGGTCAAACGCATGGTCCGGATTTACCAAAAGCGATTGCCCTGTTAGGCAAAGAAAAAATTAAACAACGCTTGCAAAGTATTTTATATTAACAATTTGCCAAAAATATAATATAGTATTAAATAATCTTACAAGTTAAACGCGTTGATAGGGAGAAGTAGGAAAACGATGCTTTAATAGAGAGAACCATAACCTGCTGAAAGTGGTTCAGGCCCCTCGTTTTTTGAAATGCACCCTTGAGTACTTTGCTGAATGAATAGTAGGCAAAGGCGGCCGTCCTCCGTTATCAGGATAAAAGTTGGGAATGATAAAATGAATGTTTAACCTATGTTTATCATTCCAAACAGAGTGGAACCGCGCTTTCTATTAGCGTCTCTGTCTATTTAGACAGGGGCGCTTTTTGTTTTTTACAGGGAAAAATATAAACGGCTGTATCTTCTGGCTTTCTAATGCTGGTCAGGACTGAGCAAGCCGCTTGTATGTTTGTTCTTTTTAAGGCTCTATTACATATATGAATTGAGCTATGTAATAACGGCATATAAAAAGTCTATCTTTATATGAACAAGGGGGCGTGTTATTTATTATGGTTAACTGTGATTGTAGGGGTATATCCAGTTGAGGCAGTAAAGAAGTGTTTTGAGTTGTAGAGATAAGTAAGTGTCGAACTATGGGGGGGATTACATTGTTTAAAATGTTTAAAGAGGATGTTGAAGTCATTTTTGATCAAGATCCAGCAGCGCGTAGTTATTTAGAAGTTATCTTAACGTATTCAGGCCTTCATGCTATTTGGAACCATCGAATTGCTCATGCATTTTATAAAAGAAAGCTATATTTTATTGCCAGATCTATTTCACAGATTAGCCGCTTTTTCACAGGAATTGAAATTCATCCGGGGGCAAAAATTGGCCGTCGTTTCTTTATTGATCATGGGATGGGGATTGTGATTGGAGAAACATGTGAAATTGGGGATAATGTATCTGTTTTCCAAGGAGTTACACTTGGTGGAACAGGAAAAGAAAAAGGGAAGCGTCATCCGACGATTGAAGATAATGTGTTAATTGCAACAGGTGCGAAAGTGCTGGGGTCGATTACAGTAGGAGAAAATTCAAAGATTGGGGCAGGTTCTGTGGTGTTGAAAGAAGTGCCGCCTAATTCAACGGTTGTGGGGATTCCGGGGAAAGTCGTCATCCAAGACGGTGTTAAGGTGGGGAAAGACCTCAATCATTCAGATCTTCCTGATCCTATTGCAGACCGCTTTAAAGAGCTGGAAACAGAAATTAAACAATTGAAAGTGGAATTGGAATTGGCTCGAAAGCAGGAAGAAAGGAGTTTATAAAATGGCTATTAAGATTTATAACAGTGTAACGCGCCAGAAGGAAACGTTTGTTCCAATGGAAGAGGGAAAGGTCAAAATGTATGTATGCGGGCCAACTGTTTACAATTATATTCATATTGGGAATGCAAGACCTGCAATTGTTTTTGATACGGTTCGCAATTATTTGAAATACCGTGGATATGATGTAACGTTTGTTTCAAACTTTACCGATGTTGATGATAAGCTAATTCGTGCTGCTAAGGAATTAGGAGAAGATGTACCAACGATTTCTGAGCGATTTATTCAAGCTTATTTCGAAGATGTTTCAGCTTTAGGTTGTAAAAAAGCCGATGTTCATCCAACAGTTATGGAAAACATGGATGCTATTATTCAGTTTGTCGAAGCGTTAATCGAGAAAGGCTATGCGTATGAATCAGAAGGAGATGTGTACTATCGTACTCGT from Peribacillus asahii carries:
- the cysE gene encoding serine O-acetyltransferase, coding for MFKMFKEDVEVIFDQDPAARSYLEVILTYSGLHAIWNHRIAHAFYKRKLYFIARSISQISRFFTGIEIHPGAKIGRRFFIDHGMGIVIGETCEIGDNVSVFQGVTLGGTGKEKGKRHPTIEDNVLIATGAKVLGSITVGENSKIGAGSVVLKEVPPNSTVVGIPGKVVIQDGVKVGKDLNHSDLPDPIADRFKELETEIKQLKVELELARKQEERSL